A window of the Petrotoga sp. 9PWA.NaAc.5.4 genome harbors these coding sequences:
- a CDS encoding bifunctional nuclease family protein, giving the protein MRKISNITMGIDKLSNSPIVFLKVENTNLVVPIWIGPCEAGVLALILRNEEFERPLTHDLIQSVIENLGAIPIKVLIDEFKNDIYFAKLILEDKDSNQISIDARPSDCIILSLKKNIPIFIDEKIAVEHSIDSSFFEENEENSIKKDIDNFNIDELRRKFEKKDDETDEDNN; this is encoded by the coding sequence ATGAGAAAAATTAGTAATATTACCATGGGAATAGATAAACTATCAAATTCTCCCATTGTCTTTTTAAAAGTAGAAAACACAAATTTAGTAGTACCAATTTGGATAGGGCCTTGTGAAGCGGGTGTTTTGGCTTTAATACTAAGAAACGAAGAATTTGAAAGACCACTTACGCATGATCTTATACAAAGTGTTATAGAGAATTTGGGAGCAATTCCAATAAAAGTTCTGATAGATGAATTTAAAAATGACATTTACTTTGCGAAATTAATTTTAGAAGATAAAGATTCAAATCAAATTTCTATAGATGCAAGACCTTCTGATTGCATTATATTATCTTTAAAAAAGAACATTCCTATTTTTATAGACGAAAAAATTGCGGTAGAACATTCTATTGATTCATCTTTTTTTGAAGAAAACGAGGAAAATAGTATAAAAAAAGATATTGATAATTTCAATATAGATGAGTTGAGAAGAAAGTTTGAAAAAAAAGACGATGAAACCGACGAAGATAATAACTAA
- the thiI gene encoding tRNA uracil 4-sulfurtransferase ThiI, translating into MHFNKDKYIIVRVDEIGLKIKNKFIFMNQLKSNIKKVFKNDFLYHVVNNRIYLEPLNNESLDVLNLKKLEKIFGIHSYSFAEKVEEDFEKVKIKAYETLEKSLLDKKIDTFKVSVNRADKTFPLKSPEIAAKIGAYILEKRPELKVNLKNPDITVEIDIRNDGIFVFSNRYKGPEGLPVGVSSNGTVLLSGGIDSPVASILMLRRGMNINAVNFYSPPFTGMKSLNKILKLSSKISEYIPFPFNVYIVPLTKIQLLFKDLKENKFSVILQRRSMMRIANKISEITGTNVLITGESLGQVASQTLENLLTISAASKKEILRPLIGFTKNETINLSKKYGLYEISIIPYEDSCSIFVPEKPATKSKKEKISELEASIAELLNLEEEALTTSKKFEIFDGKIEEINSFKYIKRGSL; encoded by the coding sequence ATGCATTTTAATAAAGATAAATATATTATAGTAAGAGTTGATGAAATAGGCTTGAAAATTAAAAACAAATTTATTTTTATGAATCAATTAAAAAGTAACATTAAAAAAGTTTTTAAGAACGATTTTTTGTATCATGTTGTGAATAATCGGATTTATTTAGAACCATTAAATAATGAAAGTTTAGATGTACTTAATTTAAAAAAGTTGGAAAAAATTTTTGGTATCCATTCATATTCTTTTGCTGAAAAGGTCGAAGAAGACTTTGAGAAAGTAAAAATAAAGGCTTATGAAACATTAGAAAAAAGTTTATTAGATAAAAAGATTGATACCTTTAAAGTTTCGGTGAATAGGGCAGATAAAACTTTTCCTTTAAAAAGTCCGGAGATAGCTGCAAAAATAGGAGCTTACATTTTAGAAAAAAGACCAGAATTAAAAGTAAATTTGAAAAATCCTGATATCACTGTAGAAATAGATATAAGAAATGACGGAATCTTTGTGTTTTCAAACCGCTACAAAGGACCTGAAGGGCTTCCAGTAGGTGTTTCTTCAAACGGAACAGTTCTTTTGTCAGGAGGAATTGACAGTCCGGTAGCATCGATTTTAATGCTTAGAAGAGGAATGAACATAAATGCGGTTAATTTTTATAGTCCACCTTTTACTGGGATGAAATCTTTAAATAAAATCTTAAAATTATCTTCCAAAATTTCTGAATATATTCCATTTCCTTTTAATGTTTACATAGTTCCATTGACAAAAATACAGCTTCTTTTTAAAGATTTGAAAGAAAACAAATTTTCTGTTATTCTTCAAAGAAGGTCTATGATGAGAATTGCAAATAAGATCTCTGAAATTACTGGTACAAATGTTTTAATTACCGGAGAGAGTTTGGGGCAAGTTGCTTCTCAGACACTTGAAAATTTATTAACTATTTCTGCTGCTTCAAAAAAAGAGATTTTAAGGCCTTTGATTGGTTTTACAAAAAATGAGACAATAAATCTGTCAAAAAAATATGGGCTATATGAAATTTCTATTATTCCTTACGAAGATTCATGTAGCATTTTTGTTCCTGAAAAACCAGCAACTAAGTCAAAAAAAGAAAAAATATCAGAATTAGAAGCTTCAATTGCAGAACTTTTGAACTTAGAAGAAGAAGCGCTAACCACATCTAAGAAGTTTGAAATTTTTGATGGAAAAATAGAAGAAATAAATTCATTTAAATATATAAAGAGGGGATCTTTATGA
- a CDS encoding 1-acyl-sn-glycerol-3-phosphate acyltransferase, with protein sequence MKTFLKVIQSILFSIWLFIGFVGVVLVYGSYVLIKAKIIEKRKDKKSADDYIRNVVSWFGRVTFKFLFSKVKVIGKENIPKEGPYVIVSNHQSIFDIPLILGYVYPSGFIAKEELSKIPILGKFIESLGSILIDRKNPKSGAIALKRFAQAIQQESILTVFPEGTRSLDGKVNEFKKGSLLIPFRYNVKILPVSISGTINMNKKGSFLIKPSNVELKIHQPIEPKSFENEESLRNYVRDIISKEVENNEKN encoded by the coding sequence ATGAAAACTTTTCTAAAAGTAATTCAGAGTATTTTATTTAGCATTTGGCTTTTCATAGGATTTGTGGGTGTGGTTCTTGTATACGGTAGTTATGTTTTAATAAAGGCTAAAATTATAGAAAAGCGCAAAGATAAAAAATCAGCAGATGATTATATTAGAAATGTAGTTTCATGGTTTGGAAGAGTTACTTTTAAATTTTTATTTAGCAAAGTTAAAGTTATAGGGAAAGAAAATATTCCCAAAGAAGGGCCATATGTAATAGTTTCAAATCATCAAAGTATTTTTGATATTCCATTAATCTTAGGATACGTATATCCCAGTGGTTTCATTGCTAAAGAGGAACTTTCTAAAATTCCTATTTTAGGGAAGTTCATAGAGAGTTTAGGTTCTATTTTAATTGATAGAAAGAATCCAAAAAGCGGAGCTATTGCGTTAAAAAGATTTGCTCAAGCTATCCAGCAAGAAAGTATATTAACCGTTTTTCCGGAAGGTACACGAAGTTTAGATGGAAAAGTCAATGAATTTAAAAAAGGTTCTTTGCTTATACCTTTTAGATATAATGTAAAAATTTTACCAGTTAGTATAAGTGGAACCATAAATATGAATAAAAAGGGGAGTTTTTTAATAAAGCCTTCAAATGTTGAACTAAAAATACACCAGCCGATAGAACCAAAGAGTTTTGAAAATGAAGAATCATTAAGGAATTATGTTAGAGATATTATCTCTAAGGAGGTGGAAAATAATGAGAAAAATTAG
- a CDS encoding polyprenyl synthetase family protein, whose translation MDLLELGEFKRVFDKYLENFFDQATLESNIKEVLGYAVINGGKRLRPWLIYVLGQLLGNNDHETLINLGMAVEILHTASLIHDDLPALDNATLRRGSLTSHLKFGEFKAVVSGDYGFVLPLKIINNLKYIDVNNKTLLSEYFIEDTLKLFEGEMLDLVFEKEELHVNEKDIIDMYSKKTGALFGLCFSIPFILKKNTFNIEEIHNTGIYFGIAFQIYDDLKDLSKNSEELGKDVQKDNYKKTLLNIYSLQETKKMADNYYESTLNYFRKINLNKMVELLLNIRNLIESR comes from the coding sequence ATGGATTTGTTAGAGTTAGGAGAGTTTAAGCGCGTTTTTGATAAATATTTAGAAAATTTTTTTGATCAAGCTACATTAGAATCCAATATCAAAGAAGTTTTAGGATACGCTGTAATAAACGGTGGAAAAAGATTACGACCATGGTTAATTTATGTGTTGGGCCAACTATTAGGTAATAATGATCATGAAACCCTTATAAATTTAGGAATGGCGGTAGAAATACTTCATACAGCTTCTCTAATTCATGATGATTTACCAGCTTTAGATAATGCTACTTTAAGAAGAGGTTCACTAACAAGTCATTTAAAATTTGGTGAATTTAAAGCCGTTGTTAGTGGAGATTATGGGTTTGTATTACCGTTGAAAATTATAAATAATTTAAAATATATAGATGTAAATAATAAAACTTTATTATCAGAATATTTTATAGAAGATACCTTAAAATTATTTGAAGGAGAAATGCTTGATTTAGTTTTTGAAAAAGAAGAGTTGCACGTTAATGAAAAAGATATTATAGATATGTATTCAAAAAAAACCGGAGCTTTATTTGGGCTGTGTTTTTCTATACCTTTTATTCTTAAAAAAAATACCTTTAATATTGAAGAGATACATAACACAGGAATATATTTTGGTATAGCTTTTCAAATATATGATGATTTAAAAGATTTATCAAAAAATTCTGAAGAATTAGGAAAAGACGTTCAAAAAGATAATTACAAAAAAACCTTGCTTAATATATATTCTCTTCAAGAAACTAAAAAAATGGCCGATAATTATTATGAAAGTACTCTAAACTATTTTAGAAAGATTAATTTAAATAAGATGGTAGAGCTTTTATTAAACATCAGAAATCTTATAGAAAGTAGGTAA